A portion of the Hoylesella buccalis ATCC 35310 genome contains these proteins:
- a CDS encoding transposase family protein, translated as MKTEQLLRCIFPEILADYFDVIDIQESISQIDFWLDERNFMEEADRKAGTVSSYGFTAERVVQDFPLRGKPVYLHVRRRKWRDSSTGEIFSYSYDDLTTEGSKLSPEFVSFLKE; from the coding sequence ATGAAGACCGAGCAATTGTTGCGTTGTATCTTTCCAGAGATACTCGCAGATTATTTTGATGTGATAGATATCCAAGAGAGTATTTCCCAGATAGACTTCTGGTTGGATGAGCGTAACTTTATGGAAGAGGCAGACCGCAAGGCCGGCACAGTAAGCAGTTACGGCTTTACCGCCGAACGGGTTGTCCAAGACTTTCCCCTTCGTGGCAAGCCCGTTTACCTTCATGTCCGCCGTCGAAAATGGCGTGACAGTTCCACGGGTGAGATATTCAGTTATTCTTACGATGACTTGACAACTGAGGGCAGCAAACTTTCCCCTGAGTTCGTTTCTTTTTTAAAAGAATAG